The following are from one region of the Coregonus clupeaformis isolate EN_2021a unplaced genomic scaffold, ASM2061545v1 scaf3760, whole genome shotgun sequence genome:
- the LOC123490369 gene encoding PX domain-containing protein 1-like, whose amino-acid sequence MATVAFEGTSLMNMFVQNCWVVGTQRIIGHRGKEEFIEVRTELSDRSVLYLHRTDRDLGSLLKRLMDAFPEDRGTPTQSALLDGLMRIRDAAEANYIEVRLQEVEKLLRRVVTLPIKYSRSEAVLTFFEQSPLDLMIRENNISNMEPYYQSPVTVSGLNVSSTFYFNDHVSL is encoded by the exons ATGGCAACTGTTGCTTTTGAGGGAACTTCGCTCATGAACATGTTTGTACAGAACTGTTGGGTTGTTGGCACACAACGAATAATCGGTCACCGCGGCAAGGAAGAATTCATTGAAGTCCGGACCGAACTCTCGGACAGGAGCGTTCTCTATTTGCACAGAACGGACCGCGATCTTGGAAGCCTTCTGAAGAGACTCATGGATGCTTTCCCAGAGGACAGAGGAACTCCTACACAGTCAGCGCTCTTAGATG GACTTATGCGAATCAGAGACGCTGCAGAGGCCAATTATATTGAGGTTCGATTGCAGGAGGTGGAGAAACTACTCAGGAGAGTCGTCACCTTGCCAATTAAG TATTCACGGTCAGAAGCAGTGCTCACGTTCTTTGAGCAATCTCCGCTGGACCTGATGATAAGAGAAAACAACATCAGCAACATGGAGCCATACTACCAGAGTCCAGTAACAGTATCAGGTCTGAATGTATCTAGCACATTTTATTTTAATGACCATGTTTCACTGTAA